CCAACGGGACGCCGAGAATCGCGAGGCCCGCGCCGATTCCGATGGCGTCCGCTGCAGCGACAGCGACCGTCGCGCGTACGTATCCGATCAGTGAACCGAAACCTGCGGCCCCGGCGATCCGTATCCGGCGCCTCGATTCGCGCGGAATGATCCGCGTGACGAACTCCCAGATCTGGTCTCCGCCGTACAGGAAGAAGATCAGAGTGAAGAAGGTCAGCAACGCACCGGTGAAGATCTCGGTCACCACCGTCGCGGTGGTCAGTGCGCCGCTGGTCAGCTGTTCGCGATTGGCTTGGACCGCTTTGACGATGGAATCACCGGCTTGGCGGATCTGATCTTCGCTGAAGTGGAACGGGCCACTGGTCAACCAGTTCTGGATCTGTGTGACGCTGGCGGCAAATTGGTCGGTGAGCTGCGGCAGTCCGTCGATGAACTGTTCGACGACAAACGTCATGATCCCGGCGATGATGCCGAGAGCGCCGAGCAACACCACCACAACGGCAGCTGATCGCGGCACGCCCCACGTCTGAATCCGGTCGACGAACGGAATGAGCAGCGCCGACGTGAGGAGCGCCAGCCCGACCGGAATGAGCACCGTATCGAGTCGGTGGAAGACGTATCCGAGAATCACCAGGCCGGCGAAAATCACGATGAGACGCCATGACCACTCGGCTGCGATCCGCACGCCGGGATGGACTGACTTTGCGTCGGACGTGATGGGTTTGTTCATTCCCACTCGAACTCATTCATGGCCGAATCCCCTCCGCATTCCCCTTATCCTGCGTTCTCTTCGGGAGCCTAACTGCCTGAGCCGACAACCGTGGGCAGACACAAATGGGACGCGCATACCAGTAGTTCGATCCTGGCCAGCTAAATTGAACGCTGTGCGGGCTTCATACAGAGCGATAGCGGTGACGATCCGCAGTCGATGGCCCATCTATATGGTTTCGATGCTCGCGGCCAATCTGATCGGTGCGGTGCTGGTCTTTGCCTTTGTGCGGTATGGCGTGCCCATCGAGGAATCCGACGCGATCGTTGCCGATCATGTCCGGAATTTCGCGGTGTTCGGCATTTACCTCGCGTTTGCCGGCGTTGTCAGCCTGACGGCGGCAGCCATGATGCTCCGCAAGGTCATCCGGTGGCGATTGCGCGGCGGTCCCCCGACACGCAGCGAACAGATGGCAGCGTTGCATGCGCCGCTACGCCAGGCCATCGTCCACCTTGTTCTCTGGTTCCTCGGCGGCATCATCTTTGTCATCCTGACGATCAACGAGATGCCCGGGTTGGCTATCGCGGTGATTGTCACCGTCTGTATGGCCGCGACCACGACGTTCGGGTTCACGTACATGCTCGGTGAGCGAATCCTGCGTCCCGTCGCTGCGCTCGCGCTGAGTGAGGGCGAGTTCGACCGGACCATGGCGCCGGGCGTCGGCACGCGTTTGGCGATGACGTGGGGACTTGGCACGCTCATGCCCGTCGCCGGCATCATCTTGCTGTGCGCCACCCAACTCACCACTGATCTCGAGTTCTCACCCAATTCGTTGGCGTGGGCGATCTTGTTGATCTCGATCATGGCGATCGTGCAGGCGTTCGCGCTGTCGATGCTGACGGCCAGTCAGATCTCCGACCCCATCCGGCAACTTCGACGCGCCATCGAGCGGGTACAGCGCGGTGCCACCGACGTTCGTGTCGAGGTGTTCGACGGCAGTGAGATCGGGCGTCTGCAGGTCGGGTTCAACCGCATGATGAAGGAGTCGGACGAGCGTCGTCTGTTGCGCCAGTTGTTCGGCCAACATGTCGGAGAGGACGTGGCTCGACGCGCTTTGCAGTTCGGTACGGAACTGGGTGGTGAGACACGCTTTGTCGCGGTCTTGTTCGTGGACATGGTCGGATCGACGGGCGCCGCGGCCGAACGCCCGCCGGGCGAAGTTGTCGAATTGCTCAATGAGTTCTTCCGCATCGTCGTCGACGTGATCGATCGTCACCACGGCTTTGTCAACAAATTCATGGGCGATGCGGCGCTCGCAATTTTCGGGGCTCCCCTCGATCGACCCGACGCGCCGACGGCTGCGCTCGCCGCTGCCCGCGAGTTGAGATTCAAGCTCGACGCGATCACCGGCCTCGACATCGGAATCGGTGTGAGCGCCGGTTTGGCCGTCGCCGGAAATATCGGTGCCGCGGAGCGTTTCGAGTACACCGTGATCGGCGATCCCGTGAACGAGGCTTCGCGTTTGACCGAGCTCGCGAAGTTCCGTCCCAGCAGGGTCCTGGCGTCGACGAGTGCGCTGTATTTTGCGGACGAGGAAGAACAGGCCGAGTGGGAGCTGGGCGAGCAAGTTCAACTTCGTGGGCGCAGGCGGCTCACTCATCTGGCCTGGCCACAGAAATATCCCGAGGTCGAACCAGAACAGATTGGTTAGTCTGAATCGATGGAACAGACCGGAAAGTCCGCGTGGCGATTGAGACGACCCCCACCGTCCGTCGCCGAGCCCGGTCGGGTTCGCGGACGTTTCTGGTGGATGAAGTATGTTCTCGGACTGGCACTGATCACTCTGCTGGCTGTCGAGGGAACACTGCTGTGGCCAAAGCTCAATGAGTCCTGGCAGGCTCTGACGGAAATACACTGGGGTTGGGTTGCGGCGTGCATCGCCGCTCAAGCCCTCTCATTGAGCGGATACGCATCGGTGCAGCGGCGACTTCTCAATGCTGCCGGCGTAGTGGCCGGGCACCTGAAGAATCTCTCCGTGATCTACGCAAGTACCGCAATGGCACTCACATTGCCTGCCGGGCAGGTGTTCTCCACCGCCTTCACGTACAAGCAGACCCGCAAGTGGGGTGCTACGCCTGTAGTCGCGTCGTGGCAATTGGCGATGTGCGGTGTGATCGCAGCAGCGACACTGGCGCTTCTCGGCGCTACCGGCGCTTTGGCTTTCGGCACCAAGGTCAGTCCGATCACACTGACTATCTCGATAATCTGTGTGGCGCTCCTTTTCGTCGGTTTGCGGTATATCGCCCAGAACCCCGGCAGTCTCGAACGGATCGGACACTGGGTTCTTACCCGGTACAACAATTTTCGCGACAATCATCCAGACCGTGGACTGTCGCGCTGGTCCGAGATTCTCGCTCAACTCGATTCGGTGGAACTTAGGCGCACCGATACGGTCATCGCTTTCGGATGGTCGGCGATCCATCGTGTTGCCGACGTCGCGTGTCTCGGCTTTGCCTGCTGGGCTGTGGGCGCTCAACCCTCGTTTGCCGGTTTGCTGATCGCGTTCACCGCCGCCAAGGCTGTCGGGAGCATTCCTCTGGTGCCTGGCGGTCTGGGATACGTGGACGCAGCGCTGATCACGGCGCTCACCATCGCCGGAGCCACCGGCGCGCAAGCACTCGCGTCACTGTTGGTCTATCGCATGGTGAGCTTTGTCTTGGTGGCGCTGGTCGGTTGGATCGTCTTCCTGATCTCGTTCCGATCGACACATCGCGATGACGCCGACATGACCATCGACTTCGAACGCGGCGAGCAACCGGAGAACTAGCGCCGCAACGCTGCCGCCATGTCGTCGAGGTGTGCTCGACTGATTCGTACCGCTGCCTCCGCGTCGCCGGCTTCGATGGCGTCCACCAACATTCGATGCTCGTCCGCGTCCGGCTGACTGGGTGGATGCAAATCCAGAACGGCGATCAACTCGATCAACGCAGCGCGTAGCCGAGGAACGAAGGTCTCGAAGAGTTCCGAGAGCACCGGGTTGTGCGCCGCAACCACGACCGCTCGGTGGACCGCGATGTCGGCGTCGACGAACGCCGCATCACCGGAGTGCGCAGCGGCGGTTCTCCCGTCCAGTGCTTGCCGCAACGCTGCGACGTCAACGGCGTCACGGCGCTGCGCGGCGAGACGAGCTGCCTCGATCTCGACCGCGTTCCGCACCTCGACGACATGCAGGATGGCTTCGGCTTCGAGCACCCGCGGCCACTGATCCGGCGGCGTCGCACTCCGCAGGAACACTCCGGCGCCCTGACGCGATTCCAGCATTCCGAGCCCCGCGAGCGTGCGAACGGCTTCGCGGATGGTGGAACGGCCGATACCCAATTGAGCCGCCAGAGTGGTTTCACCTGGAAGTTTGTCACCGACCCCCCATTCGCCTCCGACGATGCGCGCCCGGAGGAGCTCAGCAGCTTGATCGGTGAGTAGTTTGCGTTCGACCATCGGCGACACGGGAACTCCTCAGGTTGTCTGATAAGTGATTTCGTTCTAGTGTAACCCGCATGGCTTACCGAGGACTCCTTCTCGACTGCCGCGGCGGGGCCTGAACAGACCGGCACCCCTCCGCGGGGTTCTGCCATGGCCGGTCTCTCACCAAGACCCGCAGGAGAACCCCGATGAGCACCACCTGGAACAAGCAGAAACCATCCCCCATGCCGTCCGAGCGCTATCGCGCCGCGTGGGATCGCGTCGACATCCCGATTTTCGAACGGACCTGGCCGTCGAACCGCACCACCGCGGCACCCCTGTGGGTACCAGTCGATTTGCGTGACGGCAACCAAGCCCTCGCGGAACCGATGGACCCCGATCGCAAGCGACGGATGTTCGAGATGATGGTGGCGATCGGCTACAAGGAAATCGAGGTCGGCTACCCCTCCGCGAGCCAGACCGACTTCGATTTCGTCCGCGACCTGGTACGCCTCGACCTGGTTCCCGACGACGTCACCATCGTCGTATTCACCGCTGCACGAAAGGATTTGATCGAGCGAACCTACCAATCCATCGCAGGACTGCCGAATGCGGTGGTGCACATGTACACCGCAACTGCACCGACCTGGCGCGATGTAGTTCTCGGGAAGGAGCGAGACGAACTGCACGGCATGATCTTTCGTGCCGCCGAGGATGTTGCGCGCGGCGGCGACGGCCATGACGGGTGGCGGTTCGAGTTCTCACCCGAGGTCTTCAACCTGACGGAACCTGACTACATCCTGCAGGTCTGCAACAGCCTCACTGAACTCTGGGACGCGAGCCCCGATCGTCCGGTCGTCCACAATCTGCCTGCCACAGTGGAAATCGCCACTCCCAACATCTACGCAGACCAGATCGAATACATGCATCACAATCTCGCTCGACGCGATTCCGTGATCCTGTCGGTGCATCCGCACAATGATCGTGGCACCGGAGTGGCCTGTGCCGAACTGGCAGTGCTCGCCGGCGCGCAGCGCGTCGAAGGCTGCCTGTTCGGCAACGGTGAGCGCACCGGCAATGTCGATCTGGTGACGCTCGGACTCAATCTCCATGCGCAGGGCGTCGACCCGGAAATCGACTTCACCGATATCGACGACATACGTCGAACAGTGGAGTACTGCAACAGAATCCCGGTGCACGAGCGTCACCCGTACGGCGGTGACCTGGTCTACACCGCGTTCTCGGGAACCCACCAGGACGCGATCAAGAAGGGCTTTGCACATCATTACGAGCGAGCCGAAATCCTCGGTGTCGATCCGTCGCAGGCTCCGTGGGAAGTGCCGTACCTGCCGATCGACCCCGCTGACGTCGGTCGCGACTACCAGGCCGTGATCCGGGTAAACAGCCAGTCCGGTAAAGGAGGTATCGCCTACCTGTTGGCATCGGAATACGGCGTCGAACTCCCCCGTCGCCTGCAAATCGATTTTGCTGCGCGGGTTCAACGTGAAACCGATGGGTCCGGACTCGAGATAACCGCCGACCAGCTGTGGAACCTCCTGCTGCGTGAGTACGGGTACAACGGAGGAATGCGCCGATACTCGGTGGAACACAGCTCCGGTAGTGATGACCTGTTTGTCGTCTTGGATCGAGACGGCCGGGACATTACTGCCCAGGCCAGTGCGTCCGGACCCGTCGAGGCGCTGGCCAGGATCCTGACCGAGAACGGCACAGCAGTCGACGTACTGTCCCTCACTCAACATTCACTTCCCGGCAACTCGGATTCTCCCGGAAGTGCAACTTCTGCCGTCACCATCACGGAAGCCCTGGTCAACGGAGTCCAGCAGTGGGGCGTGGCGGTTCACCAGTCCGTCACGGCGTCGGCGCTTCACTCCGTTTACGCGGCAGCGTCTCACCTATGTGATGCGAGTCACACGCACTTGCGGAAGGATTCCCTGAGGTCCATAGTTGAACCTACAAGCAATTGAACATTCAACTACTTATCAAGGAGTTTCGATGACCGCCGCTACCACCACACTGCCCGCATTGACCGCTGGAACCTGGGTCATCGACACGGTCCACTCGACCGTCGGCTTCTCGGTTCGCCACCTCGTGGTATCCAAGGTTCGCGGGACGTTCGACGAGTTCTCCGGCAAGATCACCGTCGCCGAAGACGGCACCCCCTCTGTCGAGGCCGAAATTTCGGTTGCCTCCATCAACACCAAGAACGAGCAGCGTGACGGCCACATCAAGTCCGCTGACTTCTTCGACGTCGAGAACTACCCGACGGCCACCTTCAAGTCCACCGCAGTGCGCGCCAAGGGCAGCGACTTCGTACTCGCAGGCGACTTCACCCTCCACGGCGTCACCCGCGAGGTCGAACTGAACCTCGAGTTCAACGGCGTCAACCCGGGCATGGGCAACGGCCCCGTTGCCGGCTTCGAAGCCACCACCGTCATCAACCGCAAGGACTTCGACATCTCCATCGAGATGCCCCTCGAAGGCGGCGGAGCAGTTGTCGGCGACAAGATCACCATCACCCTCGAGATCGAAGCTGGTCTGCAGGCGTAATACCGCCAGTGCTGTGCGCCTTTATCAACCGCCCGCGGTTGATAAAGGCGCACAGTCGTATGGTGACCAGGTGAAGAAGTACGCACCATTCCTGCTGATCGACGCCATTCTTGTCATAATCTTCTGCGCGATAGGGCGCCGTACCCACGAAGAAGCCAATGCGCTCGCCGGTCTGGCGAAGACATCGTGGCCGTTCCTGACCGGCCTGGTTATCGGATGGGCTGCCACGTTCGCGCTGTACCGCGACAAGTTCAACGCCGTTCTTCTGCTCCCCACCGGCATTGCCGTCTGGCTCTCCACCGTCGTCATCGGCATGGTCCTGCGAGTGCTCAGCGGTCAAGGTACGCAATTCAGTTTCATCGTGGTCGCCACGCTTGTCCTCGGCGCTTTCCTACTCGGGTGGCGCGCACTGGTTCCGGTCGTCGCAAAAATTCGTGCCAGGTCGTAACCGTGTCGAGCGGTCCGGAACTACCCCAATTGCCCTACGAAGTAGGACACTTCTCGGATGAGTAACTCTACGGAGCCTGCCGAACGGACCGAGAAGGAAGACAGGGGCTTCTTCGGCCAGCCGTTTGCATTGGCCAATCTGTTCGGCGTGGAAATGTGGGAGAGGTTCTCCTTCTACGGGATGCAAGGCATCCTCATCTATTACCTGTACTACAGCGTCAGTGACGGCGGCCTCGGCATCAGCCAGGCGGCAGCGACCAGCATCGTCGGCGCGTACGGCGGCACCGTCTACCTGTCGACGATCCTCGGCGCATGGGTGGCCGACCGACTTCTCGGCTCCGAGCGCACGCTCTTCTACAGTGCTTCGCTGGTGATGGCCGGCCACATCGCACTGTCGGTTCTCCCCGGCATGTGGGGTGTGGGAGTCGGCCTGGTCATGGTTGCCTTCGGCAGTGGCGGTCTCAAGGCTAATGCGACCTCACTGGTCGGAGACCTCTATTCCGAAAAGGATGTTCGCCGCGACGCCGGATTCTCCATCTTCTACATGGGCATCAACATCGGCGGTCTTGTCGGTCCGCTGCTCACCGGAGCCGTCCAGGACGCCTGGGGATTCCACGCCGGTTTTGCTCTCGCCGCCGTCGGTATGGCGCTCGGCCTGATCCAATACACGCTGGGCCGCAAGCATCTTCACGGAATCGGAGCCGAACCCGGCAACCCGTTGCCCGCGGACAAGCGCGCTCTCTACATCGGTATCGGCATTGCTGTGATCGTCGTCGTCGCGGTCGCCTCGATCACCGGACTGATCACCGCGGACAACATGTCCGACGTCGTCGTCGGACTCACGATCATCGCGTCGGTCGGCTACTTCCTACTCATGCTCACCAGCAAGAAGGTGACCAAGGTCGAACGCAGTCGAGTCTTTGCATTCATCCCGATGTTCATCGCGAGTGCGGCCTTCTGGTCGCTGTTTCAGCAGCAGTTCACCACTGTGCCGGTGATCTCGGACAAGCTCCTGGACCGCAATCTCTTCGGTTGGGACTTCCCACCGACGTGGGTGCAGTCGATCAACCCGGTGTTCATCATCATCTTTGCTGGTGTCTTCGCAGCAATGTGGACCAAACTCGGCCCGCGCCAGCCGTCGTCGCCGATCAAGTTTGCCATCGGCACCGGGATCATGGGCTTGGCCTTCCTTGCCTTCATTCCCATCACCGGCGGCGGACCGAACAGCGCACCGCTCCTCGGACTTGCCGGAGTGCTTCTGCTCTTCACCTTCGCAGAACTCTTCCTCTCCCCCGTCGGCCTTTCCCTTGCAACCAAACTCGCGCCCGAGCATTTCCACACGCAGATGGTCGCGTTGTTCTTCCTGTCCGTCGCGTTGGGCTCCTCGATGGCCGGAACCCTCGCCGGTCATTTCGACATCGACGACAGCCAACCGTTCTTCCTGATCATCGGATTCTCGTCGATCGGAATCGGAGTGGTGCTCGCTGCCGCGTCGCCGTGGATCAAGAAGCTGATGCAGGGCGTGCAGTAAGCGCTATTTGACCCGCCCGCTATTTGACCCACAGCCACAGCGCCAAAGCGAATCCCGCTATCGCTACTGCCACCCGCAGTACCGATGGCGGGATTTTCTTGACGACGGGTGGCCCACACCAGCCTCCGGCCAACGCGCCGATAGCCATCGCCAGTGCGGCCACCCAGTGAACTTGACCGGAAAAAGCGAAGATGAGTGCCGCCACCAGATTCGCGATGCCGAGGAAAAAGCTCTTCAGAATCGTGGCCCGCCACACCGTTTCGGAGGTGAGGATGAGGGTTGCGGCAAGAAAGATAACACCGGCACCCGCACCGAAATACCCGCCGTACACGGCCACGGCAAACAGTGCGGCCGAGTAGATTCCCGGACGATCACCACCACCGGACAGTTCACGAATCTTCGGCTGAAGCAGCAGCGCCAGTGCTGCAAACGCAACCATCGCCGGTACCACCGATTCGAAGGAACCCTCCGGCGCGAGCCACAAAATCAACGCACCGATGATGCCGCCGGCGGCCGAATACAGGGACCAGCGAACAAGTTTGGGTCCGGTATCGGCGACTTCGCGCGACGAGTTCGCCAATGCACCAACGCCGACGGCCACCAGTGCCACGGTGTTGGTCATATTGGCGCTGACGGGCGACAACCCGACACTGAGCAACGCCGGATACGACACGATGGACGCCAGTCCGGTGACAAAGCCGACAAGGCCGCTGAAGAATCCCGCTACGACGAGAAAGAGAAAATCGAGCAGGTTCACAGCTCTTGAACCTACCGGGCGCAGATTCTCACCCGCGCCACGCGTCTACGGATGCCCCTCCAGAAACCGTGTCGGCGCGTAGTTCGCCCAACCAGAGTCAGGCCAGTTGAACCACCCGGACGACGCGAGTGTTCCACCGTCCGGATGAAGTGTTGTCCCCGTGATGAAGGTGGAGAGTCCGGAGACAAGAAAGACGACGCTGTTCGATACGTCGGAGACATGCCCGACGCGTCCCATCGGTATCGCCACCCGAGCACCCACCGGAGTTGCCATCGAATGGTCCCCGCTGCCGAATCGGGCAAGATTCGGCGTCGGAACAAAGTCCGGTGCAACGTTGTTCACGCGAATCCGGTCCGGGGCAAGTTCGACGGCCAACGTCCGCGAAAACTGCTCGACAGCAGCCTTTGCCGCAGAGTAAACGGCAAAACCTGGTGCCGCGCGGTGCGCTTCGATGGTGGTGACATTGACGATACTGCCGCCTCGGCCACCACTTTTCATCATCGGCACCGCGAGGGAGCACGCGTGCAGGACGTGATGGAAGTTCGTGCGCAGAAGCGCGTCCCACCCTTTCGGTGTCGATTCGGCAAAAGGTGTGCGAAACGTGCCACCGACGACGTTGACCAGGATGTCGAGCCTGCCCCACCGCTCGTGAGCGGCCTCGAACAACGAGTTCAGCACGTCCGGATCACGCGCGTCACCGTGATGTACGACGGCGTCGCGTCCGCCCTCCGCCAACTCACGACGCAACCGCAGGGCCGCTTCGGCGTCGATGTCGACAACGGCCAGCCGCACTCCGTTCTCGGCAAGATCAGCGGCAATCGCGCCGCCGAGCCCACCGGCACCGCCCGTGATGACGGCCACGCAGCCGTCCAACCCGGCCCGATCTTCGAACCATTGTGTGCTCATGACAGGTACGTGGACCCGAACGCTTCGAGGAATTCGACGGTGGCAGCCAACCCGTCGATGGGACCGGAAACCACCACTGCGGTGACGCCTGATTTTTCGAGTTCTTCGAACACTTCGCGGTGCCGGTCGGATTCGTCTGTCGGCGTGTGGATCCCGTCGCCGTGATAGGAGTACACGACGTCGATGGGCTCGGCGCGTCCGGCGGCAAGCGCCGCATTTCGCAACTCGGTGATGTGGCCGCCGATCTGATCAACCGATCCGAGAGTGGGTGTTCGGGCGGTGGCGCTCAACTCTGCCCCACCCGACATCGGCATCCATCCCTGTGCACGCTCCGCTACGCGGCGGCGGGTCAGCTTGGAGTTGCCACCGATCCAGATGGGGATCGGGTTCTGGACCGGTTTCGGCCGGGCGATGACGTCGAGCGCGCTGAAGTGCTTGCCGCGGTAGGTAAACGGTTCACCGCTCCAGTGCAGCGGAAGCACGTCCAGCGCTTCGTCGAAGAGTTTGTTGCGCTCGTCGAAATCGATACCAAGAGCGTGAAATTCGCTCTTCTGGTATCCGGTTCCGAGTCCGAGTGTGAGGCGGCCACCGGAGAGCTTGTCCAGAGTTGACGCGGATTTTGCCAGTAGGAAGGGGTTTCGATACGGCGCCACGGCGAGATAGGTGAGCAGTCGCAGTCGTTCGGTTGCCGCTGCGACGTAACCGAGGGCAACAAAAGGGTCGAGTGTCTGATGCCCTCCCGAGGCCAGCCACCGGGCACCGGGTATCGGATGTTCGCTGAGCGACAGTGTGTCGAATCCGGCGCGTTCGGCCGCAATGGCCACGTCCCGCAGCGGCCCTGGATCGAGGACGTCTCCGTCGAGACCGCTTATTTCCGGGTAGTGGTAGATGAAACGCAATGTCACCGAGTGAACCCTCTCTGGCATGCGAGCACATACCTAGCTCGGCCAGGCATGCTTTCCAGAGATGAGAATAGCGATTACATATTTGAAAGTCACGCTCTCTTTACTTGTCGGCGGGCTTAGCCAACTCTTGGAACAACTTCTCCGTCATCTGCTGCGCCCGGTCGTTGCCGTCGGCATCTGCGACGAAGACTGCAAAGGCCAGATCACCACGTGATCCGAAGAACCAGCGATCGCCACCGCTTGCCGCACCGGCCGCAATCAGATCCGGGTATCCGGCCACACCGCCCGCGCCGCGCATGGAATCACGGAGCCGGTCGGTCACGTCGGCCGGCAGAGCTGACGCCGCAGTGTCGGCCGTCGCCGGCTGCCCGAACACCATCATCGGCGTCGGGGCACTGCCACGGGCAATGGACGCCGCGAGCATAGC
The nucleotide sequence above comes from Rhodococcus sp. KBS0724. Encoded proteins:
- a CDS encoding LLM class F420-dependent oxidoreductase; translation: MPERVHSVTLRFIYHYPEISGLDGDVLDPGPLRDVAIAAERAGFDTLSLSEHPIPGARWLASGGHQTLDPFVALGYVAAATERLRLLTYLAVAPYRNPFLLAKSASTLDKLSGGRLTLGLGTGYQKSEFHALGIDFDERNKLFDEALDVLPLHWSGEPFTYRGKHFSALDVIARPKPVQNPIPIWIGGNSKLTRRRVAERAQGWMPMSGGAELSATARTPTLGSVDQIGGHITELRNAALAAGRAEPIDVVYSYHGDGIHTPTDESDRHREVFEELEKSGVTAVVVSGPIDGLAATVEFLEAFGSTYLS